A DNA window from Deltaproteobacteria bacterium contains the following coding sequences:
- a CDS encoding ATP-binding protein, with translation MKRSGPVRLPALALLVAASLAAGCAPAPPSPAALERVTRAWFHPTAREELPPRDDPGWRAVALPDRWGLRRRAQSLEGWYRVEFAASRHEPWAVTIPGDWEHLRVLLNGRPQLDARPQYGELLPTEPDLLVLMPADELHPAANELALRYRTAVWRIGTLGTLVIGPAESVHAERERDYLRQSVAPSSFAWFALACGAIVVLLARWDPTRAAGWFVAGTAAWCLPLLEPMRSWIDVGQGLPSSLLLHSFPPLFAIGFHRALELRRPRLERVLLGTIAAGALLRFLVPPLLVPAVDWLWWVVDIVIAAYLLHLAIGARRAGVMPHASAGLLAAGVLGLTAGLHDVVSVLAARPLLGFALSPYTPAVLALATAAALVTTLGARVAEAQQLNLELEERVEQKRRELAGSYARMAELERDRAITAERERLMREMHDGAGGQIVSALAMVEGGGFERGAVAEALHDALADLRFSIDSLDPSEPDLLSLLGAARARIGPRLEGRGLRFAWEVRDVPRPARFGPETALQVLRIFQEAVVNAFRHARARVVTVRTGEERDGDRAWVFVEIADDGRGFDPAAPGEAERSGGGRGLANMRQRAERIGATLSVASGPQGTTVRLRLPREGPAAQPSTPTSPEASAS, from the coding sequence GTGAAGCGATCCGGGCCGGTGCGCCTTCCTGCCCTCGCCCTGCTCGTGGCGGCCTCGCTCGCGGCCGGCTGCGCGCCCGCGCCGCCGTCTCCTGCGGCGCTCGAGCGGGTGACCCGGGCGTGGTTCCACCCGACGGCGCGGGAGGAGCTTCCGCCGCGCGACGATCCTGGCTGGCGAGCGGTGGCACTCCCGGACCGTTGGGGTCTGCGGCGCCGCGCGCAGTCCCTCGAAGGCTGGTACCGCGTCGAGTTCGCGGCCAGCCGGCACGAGCCGTGGGCGGTCACGATCCCGGGCGACTGGGAGCATCTGCGGGTGCTCCTGAACGGGCGTCCGCAGCTCGATGCGCGACCGCAGTACGGCGAGCTCCTGCCCACCGAGCCGGATCTGCTCGTCCTGATGCCCGCCGACGAGCTGCACCCCGCCGCGAACGAGCTGGCGCTGCGCTACCGCACGGCGGTCTGGCGGATCGGCACGCTCGGCACCCTCGTGATCGGTCCTGCCGAGAGCGTGCACGCCGAGCGCGAGCGCGACTACCTGCGCCAGTCGGTGGCGCCCTCCTCCTTCGCGTGGTTCGCGCTGGCCTGCGGCGCCATCGTGGTGCTGCTCGCGCGCTGGGACCCGACGCGCGCGGCCGGCTGGTTCGTCGCGGGCACGGCCGCCTGGTGCCTGCCGCTGCTCGAGCCGATGCGCTCGTGGATCGACGTGGGCCAGGGGCTGCCGTCGTCGCTCCTGCTCCACTCGTTCCCACCCCTCTTCGCGATCGGCTTCCACCGCGCGCTCGAGCTCCGGAGGCCACGCCTCGAACGGGTGCTGCTCGGCACGATCGCGGCTGGCGCCCTGCTCCGCTTCCTGGTGCCGCCCCTGCTCGTCCCCGCGGTCGACTGGCTCTGGTGGGTCGTCGACATCGTGATCGCCGCCTACCTGCTCCACCTCGCCATCGGCGCCCGGCGCGCCGGAGTGATGCCCCACGCGAGCGCCGGCCTGCTGGCGGCGGGCGTCCTCGGGCTGACGGCGGGCCTGCACGACGTCGTGAGCGTGCTCGCCGCACGCCCGCTGCTCGGCTTCGCGCTGAGCCCCTACACCCCGGCCGTCCTCGCGCTCGCCACGGCGGCCGCGCTGGTCACGACGCTCGGCGCGCGCGTCGCGGAGGCCCAGCAGCTCAATCTCGAGCTCGAGGAGCGCGTCGAGCAGAAGCGCCGCGAGCTGGCCGGCAGCTACGCGCGCATGGCCGAGCTCGAGCGCGACCGCGCGATCACCGCCGAGCGCGAGCGGCTGATGCGCGAGATGCACGACGGGGCCGGCGGGCAGATCGTGTCGGCGCTCGCGATGGTGGAAGGCGGCGGCTTCGAGCGCGGCGCTGTCGCCGAGGCGCTCCACGACGCGCTCGCAGACCTGCGCTTCAGCATCGACTCGCTCGATCCCTCCGAGCCCGACCTTCTCTCGCTGCTCGGCGCCGCGCGCGCCCGAATCGGGCCGCGCCTGGAAGGGCGCGGACTGCGCTTCGCGTGGGAGGTGCGCGACGTCCCGCGGCCGGCGCGCTTCGGCCCCGAGACCGCGCTCCAGGTGCTGCGCATCTTCCAGGAAGCGGTGGTGAACGCCTTCCGGCACGCCCGTGCGCGCGTGGTGACCGTCCGGACCGGCGAGGAGCGGGACGGCGATCGGGCCTGGGTCTTCGTCGAGATCGCCGACGACGGTCGCGGCTTCGACCCCGCGGCGCCCGGCGAGGCGGAACGCAGCGGCGGCGGCCGGGGGCTCGCCAACATGCGCCAGCGCGCGGAGCGGATCGGCGCGACGCTCAGCGTCGCGAGCGGGCCGCAAGGCACTACGGTGCGGCTGCGCCTGCCGCGCGAGGGGCCGGCGGCTCAGCCGTCGACGCCAACGAGCCCGGAGGCCAGCGCCTCGTAG